Proteins encoded by one window of Cloeon dipterum chromosome 2, ieCloDipt1.1, whole genome shotgun sequence:
- the LOC135935673 gene encoding WD repeat-containing protein 55 homolog: MRNFKGMDEDFDSDSSVELVEEVAGGSQEDSNAEGDAQTSEASSDDDDDDSSDSSDDDDDDDKQDNSNAGEQEDDDDDIVRAFKNAQEVRRDKPPDIHTSELVADISFHPEKDLIAAASFDGDIFLYEYSMEKCELKETVEAHNKECRCVEFSEDGDLLYSASKDKSIMVTDVASSKPKWFNDDAHEEPVYTLKVIDENRFATGDDNGTVKLWDLRQKDAILSLKESEETITDMVTNESRRFLVFSSVEGMITTIDLHSRKLHVQSELYECELSSLALVKQDRKLVVGSSKGTYYFFDWGSFGYHSDEFPGPKNPINCMKSITQNIVVTAHSDGVLRATHLFPHKQLGIVGTHPSSTVESMDVSGDGELIATSGFSNVIHFWNIKYFDGLVVSEREKNDKKVLKHNLPSSNVRNAGDFFQDMA, encoded by the exons ATGAGAAACTTTAAAG gcaTGGACGAGGACTTTGACTCCGACTCGTCTGTCGAGTTGGTCGAGGAGGTGGCAGGAGGCAGCCAAGAAGACTCAAACGCCGAAGGTGACGCCCAAACCTCCGAAGCGAGCagtgacgacgacgacgacgacagcAGTGACAGCAGCGACgatgatgacgacgacgacaagCAGGACAATTCAAACGCAGGAGAGCAGGAGGACGACGATGACGACATCGTGAGAGCGTTCAAGAACGCCCAAGAAGTGCGCAGAGACAAGCCTCCGGACATTCACACCAGCGAACTGGTGGCAGACATCAGCTTCCACCCTGAAAAAGACCTgatcgccgccgcctccttCGACGGGGACATCTTCTT GTACGAGTACAGTATGGAGAAATGCGAGCTGAAAGAAACAGTGGAGGCGCACAACAAGGAATGCAGATGCGTTGAGTTCAGCGAAGACGGCGACCTGCTTTACTCAGCCTCCAAAGACAAATCAATCATGGTCACCGACGTAGCAAGCTCTAAACCGAAATGGTTCAACGACGATGCCCACGA agaaCCAGTCTACACGCTAAAAGTTATCGACGAAAACAGATTTGCCACTGGAGATGACAATGGCACAGTGAaac TTTGGGATCTGCGACAAAAGGATGCAATACTTTCCTTGAAAGAATCAGAAGAGACAATCACTGACATGGTGACTAATGAGTCACGGAGATTCCTTGTTTTTTCCTCTGTCGAAGGAATGATTACCACCATCGACCTCCACAGCAGAAAGCTGCATGTTCAG TCTGAGCTATACGAGTGTGAACTGAGTAGTTTGGCGCTGGTGAAGCAGGATAGAAAGCTGGTAGTGGGCTCGAGCAAAGGCACATACTACTTCTTCGACTGGGGCTCCTTTGGCTATCACTCGGATGAGTTTCCCGGGCCAAAGAACCCCATCAACTGCATGAAGTCGATCACGCAAAACATCGTTGTCACCGCCCACTCAGACGGAGTCTTGAG AGCGACACACTTGTTCCCGCACAAGCAACTTGGCATTGTCGGCACACACCCGTCGTCGACCGTGGAAAGCATGGACGTATCAGGCGACGGTGAGTTGATTGCGACAAGCGGCTTTTCTAACGTGATCCACTTTTGGAACATCAAATACTTTGACGGCTTGGTCGTGTCCGAGAGGGAGAAGAACGACAAGAAGGTGCTCAAACACAACCTGCCCTCGTCTAATGTACGAAACGCCGGCGACTTTTTCCAAGACATGGCGTGA
- the LOC135936587 gene encoding CD209 antigen-like protein E — protein MKVLAFLLAALAAASANDAILAELGLIPFNGGQYLLSSFNASWVDASNFCKSIGFALVDIDSEEDHITVTDVFGAAIPDRVWIGGTDLGREGSFYWGQSLRDFSPNETYWHEGEPSGTSLHGIKEDCVQYRRLVNGTEVLWNDAPCELKYQFICEVVPAPCV, from the exons ATGAAGGTGCTAGCTTTCCTGCTCGCTGCACTGGCTGCTGCTTCGGCCAACGACGCAATTCTAGCTG AACTTGGATTGATTCCTTTCAATGGAGGACAGTACCTGCTTAGTAGTTTCAat GCATCTTGGGTAGATGCCAGCAATTTCTGCAAGAGCATCGGTTTCGCCCTCGTGGACATTGACTCTGAAGAAGACCACATAACTGTGACTGACGTCTTTG GTGCGGCGATTCCTGACAGGGTGTGGATCGGCGGGACTGACCTGGGCCGCGAGGGCAGCTTCTACTGGGGCCAGTCGCTGCGGGACTTCAGCCCCAACGAAACTTACTGGCACGAGGGCGAGCCCAGCGGCACCAGTCTTCACGGTATCAAAGAGGACTGCGTGCAGTACAGGCGGCTTGTCAACGGCACCGAAGTCCTGTGGAACGACGCCCCTTGCGAGCTCAAATACCAGTTCATCTGCGAGGTTGTGCCTGCCCCTTGcgtgtaa